From the Dunckerocampus dactyliophorus isolate RoL2022-P2 chromosome 12, RoL_Ddac_1.1, whole genome shotgun sequence genome, one window contains:
- the eif3k gene encoding eukaryotic translation initiation factor 3 subunit K produces MSSSFEQMKANVGKLLRGIDRYNPENLATLERYVETQARENAYDLEANLAVLKLYQFNPAYFQTNVTSQILLKALTNLPHTDFTLCKCMIDQTHQEEHPIRQILYLGNLLETCHFQSFWTSLEKNRELIDGIMGFEDSVRKFICHVVGITYQTIERRLLAEMLGDPLDTQVKVWMNKYSWTESEDGQIFVFNQEESVKPKNIVEKIDFESVSSIMATSQ; encoded by the exons ATGTCGTCGTCTTTTGAGCAGATGAAGGCGAACGTGGGCAAACTCCTACGAGGAATCGATCG GTACAACCCAGAAAACCTTGCCACATTGGAGCGCTACGTGGAAACACAAGCCAGAGAAAATGCATACGACCTGGAGGCCAACTTGGCCGTGCTGAAGCT CTACCAGTTCAACCCTGCCTACTTCCAGACCAACGTGACCTCTCAGATCCTGCTGAAGGCGCTCACCAACCTGCCACACACCGACTTCACCCTCTGCAAGTGCATGATTGACCAGACACAC CAAGAGGAGCACCCCATCAGGCAGATCCTCTACCTGGGCAACCTGCTGGAGACCTGCCACTTCCAGAGCTTCTGG ACGAGTCTTGAGAAGAACAGGGAGCTCATCGACGGAATTATGGGTTTCGAAGACTCGGTCCGCAAGT TCATCTGTCACGTGGTGGGCATCACCTACCAGACCATAGAGCGCCGCCTGCTGGCCGAGATGCTGGGAGACCCGTTAG ACACGCAGGTGAAGGTGTGGATGAACAAGTACAGCTGGACGGAGAGTGAGGACGGACAGATCTTCGTCTTCAACCAGGAGGAGAGCGTCAAGCCCAAGAACATCGTGGAGAAGATTGACTTTGAGA gCGTGTCCAGCATCATGGCAACAtcacagtga